One genomic window of Halorhabdus sp. CBA1104 includes the following:
- a CDS encoding VOC family protein: protein MDGTLDHVMMRVEDLEESLEWYQSHFGYEEVDRWEAETFTNVHLAPEGVHEGGATLELTYNHDGRSYTMGDAWGHIAVRVEDVEEAYYELMDEGVEDYRRPEDNPGYAFVKDPDGHEIEIVERDHGARWSLDHTMLRVEDANEAIGWYTRTFEYDLFRRSEHDSFALYFLKPADAPEEAMSVELTYNYDGRSYEMGDAWGHLAARVEEGTLEDAWETLRRREAEDYRDPESCDYNYAFTKDADGHEIEIVER from the coding sequence ATGGACGGCACACTCGATCACGTCATGATGCGCGTCGAGGACTTGGAGGAATCACTGGAGTGGTACCAGTCCCACTTCGGCTACGAAGAGGTCGATCGCTGGGAGGCCGAGACGTTCACCAACGTCCACCTCGCCCCCGAAGGCGTCCACGAGGGCGGCGCGACACTCGAACTGACCTACAACCACGACGGGCGCTCGTACACGATGGGCGACGCCTGGGGTCACATCGCCGTCCGCGTCGAGGATGTCGAGGAGGCCTATTACGAACTCATGGACGAGGGCGTCGAGGACTACCGCCGGCCCGAGGACAACCCGGGCTATGCCTTCGTCAAAGACCCGGACGGCCACGAGATCGAGATCGTCGAGCGCGATCACGGCGCGCGCTGGAGTCTCGACCACACGATGCTCCGCGTCGAGGACGCAAACGAAGCGATTGGCTGGTACACACGCACGTTCGAGTACGATCTCTTTCGCCGGAGCGAACACGACTCCTTCGCGCTGTACTTCCTGAAACCAGCAGACGCCCCAGAGGAAGCGATGTCCGTCGAACTGACCTACAATTACGACGGGCGCTCCTACGAGATGGGCGACGCCTGGGGCCATCTGGCGGCCCGCGTCGAAGAAGGCACCCTCGAAGACGCCTGGGAGACGCTCCGTCGGCGCGAAGCCGAGGACTACCGCGATCCCGAATCCTGTGACTACAACTACGCGTTCACCAAGGACGCCGACGGTCACGAGATCGAGATCGTCGAGCGGTAA
- the hisH gene encoding imidazole glycerol phosphate synthase subunit HisH — protein sequence MSERGRTTPEIVVVDYGLGNLRSVTRGLERADAAVTISDDPADIDAADGIVLPGVGAFSEGMDNAGPFRDVLIEAAEAGTPLLGICLGMQMLLTTSEEADHAGEGDAEGLDLIPGTNVRFSTDHKVPHMGWNELRVERDHPVFDGIDGKYAYFVHSYYADPNDEGAVVAKTDYGERFASVVANEAGNVIGTQFHPEKSGETGLTILRNFVAYAAGDASTAD from the coding sequence ATGAGCGAGCGCGGGCGGACGACCCCAGAGATCGTGGTCGTCGATTACGGACTGGGCAATCTCCGGAGTGTCACTCGCGGCCTGGAGCGGGCCGACGCCGCGGTGACGATCTCGGACGATCCCGCGGACATCGACGCCGCCGACGGCATCGTGCTGCCGGGTGTGGGCGCGTTCAGCGAGGGGATGGACAACGCCGGCCCGTTCCGGGACGTCCTCATCGAGGCGGCCGAGGCCGGGACACCACTGCTCGGGATCTGTCTCGGCATGCAGATGCTGTTGACCACCAGCGAGGAAGCCGACCACGCCGGAGAGGGCGATGCCGAAGGGCTCGACTTGATCCCCGGGACGAACGTCCGGTTTTCGACCGATCACAAGGTCCCTCACATGGGCTGGAACGAACTCCGGGTCGAGCGCGACCACCCGGTGTTCGACGGGATTGACGGCAAGTACGCGTACTTCGTCCACTCCTACTATGCCGATCCGAACGACGAGGGAGCCGTCGTCGCCAAGACCGACTACGGCGAGCGCTTTGCCAGTGTCGTTGCCAACGAGGCCGGCAACGTGATCGGGACGCAGTTCCACCCGGAGAAATCAGGCGAGACGGGACTGACTATTTTACGGAACTTCGTCGCATACGCCGCGGGCGACGCGTCGACAGCCGATTAG
- a CDS encoding Rid family detoxifying hydrolase yields the protein MKRTIETDDAPAAVGAYSQGTATEDLVFTAGQIPLTPDGDLLDDAATDVQTQQALENVEAVLAEAGVSMADVLKVTVYMASIERFDAMNTAYEEFFEDEPPARSAVEVAALPKGVDIEIEAIATTGDGE from the coding sequence ATGAAACGGACGATCGAAACCGACGACGCGCCCGCCGCGGTCGGGGCCTACAGTCAGGGAACGGCGACCGAGGACCTGGTGTTCACCGCCGGCCAGATTCCACTGACGCCCGACGGTGATCTGCTGGACGACGCCGCGACCGACGTACAAACCCAGCAAGCCCTCGAAAACGTCGAAGCCGTCCTTGCGGAAGCAGGCGTGAGTATGGCCGACGTGCTCAAAGTCACCGTCTATATGGCTTCCATCGAGCGCTTCGACGCGATGAACACCGCTTACGAGGAGTTCTTCGAGGACGAGCCCCCAGCCCGGAGTGCTGTCGAGGTGGCGGCGTTGCCCAAAGGCGTCGACATCGAAATCGAAGCCATCGCGACGACTGGCGATGGAGAGTAA
- the fer gene encoding ferredoxin Fer, whose product MPTVEYLNYEALDDQGWDMDDDDLFEKAEGAGLDDQDYGTVEVAEGEYVLEAAEAQGYDWPFSCRAGACANCASIVKEGDIDMDMQQILSDEEVEDKGVRLTCVGTPATDEVKIVYNAKHLDYLQNRVI is encoded by the coding sequence ATGCCCACTGTAGAGTACCTCAACTACGAAGCACTGGACGACCAAGGATGGGACATGGACGACGACGACCTCTTCGAGAAGGCCGAGGGGGCCGGTCTCGACGACCAGGATTACGGGACAGTCGAAGTCGCCGAGGGCGAGTACGTCCTCGAAGCCGCCGAAGCACAGGGCTACGACTGGCCGTTCTCGTGTCGGGCCGGTGCCTGTGCCAACTGTGCCTCCATCGTCAAGGAAGGCGACATCGACATGGACATGCAGCAGATTCTCTCGGACGAAGAGGTCGAAGACAAAGGCGTCCGCCTGACCTGTGTCGGCACGCCGGCCACCGACGAGGTCAAAATCGTCTACAACGCAAAGCACCTCGATTACCTGCAAAACCGCGTCATCTAA
- a CDS encoding ATP-binding protein, with amino-acid sequence MPAFVNREQELDRLHDLYDSDSAELSVVYGRRRMGKTALVVKSIENRDDAVYHQAAHGTTEQQLDSFIADAATVFPGVNRIRKDWENVLTYLAEQDAIVILDEFPYLVDENEALPSLIQRIWDHEVADTATTFVLTGSAIGMIHKIALDGSSPLYGRISKRPNGKLEIGPLPFGAAMEFFPNYAPAEQVIAYGVFGGTPEYLRAVDDTQSLQGNITETLLLRDGGLHEEPEDVLYRELDEVDRYFAVLKAVAEGNHKRNEIIQAAGINANSASYYLSRLRELQIIEQEYPVTVDPTRSRNSRYRIRDQLFAFWFRFVHGRSSRYEVFGADAYDELVEPHLPDFVSSSFERLCQRAVLYEYGDVYTFTESPGRWWDTDGREIDIVAPTNGDTLLVGEAKFQQQPMGYDVLAQLEQEAPEIEWSPTDGDVNYEYALFSRSGFVSSLEEAAEERDGLGLFTVDGVVETLSE; translated from the coding sequence ATGCCTGCGTTCGTGAACCGAGAACAAGAACTCGACAGACTCCACGATTTATACGACAGTGACTCTGCGGAGTTGAGCGTCGTCTACGGACGTCGGCGGATGGGCAAGACAGCGCTCGTTGTCAAATCCATCGAAAACCGTGACGACGCGGTGTACCATCAAGCTGCACACGGGACAACGGAGCAGCAACTCGACTCCTTCATCGCTGATGCTGCAACGGTGTTCCCGGGAGTCAACCGGATTCGGAAAGACTGGGAGAATGTTCTCACGTACCTCGCTGAACAGGATGCGATCGTAATCCTCGACGAGTTCCCGTACCTCGTGGACGAAAACGAAGCGCTCCCGTCCCTTATCCAGCGGATCTGGGATCACGAAGTCGCTGATACGGCTACGACCTTCGTGTTGACTGGCTCGGCGATCGGGATGATACACAAAATCGCGCTCGACGGGAGTTCACCGCTGTACGGTCGCATCTCGAAACGGCCGAACGGAAAACTCGAAATCGGCCCGTTACCGTTCGGTGCCGCGATGGAGTTCTTCCCGAACTACGCGCCGGCTGAGCAGGTGATCGCGTACGGCGTGTTCGGGGGGACGCCGGAGTACCTCCGTGCTGTGGACGACACGCAGTCACTCCAGGGAAACATTACGGAAACCTTGCTTCTCCGTGATGGCGGCCTCCATGAGGAGCCCGAGGACGTCCTGTACCGGGAACTGGACGAGGTGGATCGGTATTTCGCCGTTCTGAAAGCGGTGGCGGAGGGGAACCACAAGCGAAACGAGATCATCCAGGCTGCTGGTATCAACGCCAACAGCGCGAGTTACTACCTCTCCCGCCTGCGGGAACTCCAGATAATCGAGCAGGAGTACCCAGTCACCGTTGACCCCACCCGGAGTCGGAACAGCCGATATCGAATCCGGGACCAACTGTTCGCGTTCTGGTTCCGGTTCGTGCACGGTCGCTCGTCTCGGTACGAAGTGTTCGGGGCGGATGCATACGACGAACTGGTCGAACCACATCTTCCGGACTTCGTCAGTTCGTCGTTCGAACGACTCTGTCAGCGGGCCGTTCTCTACGAGTACGGAGACGTGTACACGTTCACGGAATCCCCGGGTCGGTGGTGGGACACCGACGGACGCGAGATCGATATCGTGGCCCCGACGAACGGCGACACGCTACTGGTCGGGGAAGCGAAATTCCAGCAGCAACCGATGGGGTACGATGTTCTCGCCCAGCTTGAACAGGAGGCACCCGAAATCGAGTGGTCGCCGACCGACGGCGACGTAAACTACGAGTACGCACTGTTCAGCCGAAGCGGGTTCGTGTCGTCACTGGAGGAAGCAGCCGAGGAGCGGGACGGCCTCGGTCTGTTCACAGTTGACGGCGTCGTTGAAACACTGTCCGAATAG
- a CDS encoding A24 family peptidase: MNATLPDLLRLVVVPVLGWAAWRDVRTRRVPNRTWLPLGVLGVVLLAWDGWLVWTGNTIQFADPGLFVLRVAISLGLLVPFAYAFWWFGGFGGADAKALIVLAILFPTYPTYLFDGFVLPALEPTLGVFSLTILSNAVLVGLAYPLALAGRNALGGHLGKAMFIGRPISAERAIEEYGRLLETPAGFTRRGLDLDALRMYLRWRRCSLSDLRADPEAYRDPESLPADPNPPGDGSIPVGEDRVALPDGGEFDDPWGAQAFLDDIDSTAYGTTPEGLREGLDVLASAETVWITPGIPFLVPMFGGLLVSLTAGDILVWLLSLVGLGAV, encoded by the coding sequence GTGAACGCGACGCTTCCGGACCTGCTCAGGCTCGTCGTCGTGCCCGTCCTCGGCTGGGCTGCCTGGCGGGACGTGCGAACGCGGCGAGTGCCGAACCGAACGTGGCTCCCACTTGGCGTGCTTGGAGTCGTCTTGCTGGCCTGGGACGGGTGGCTGGTCTGGACCGGCAATACAATTCAGTTCGCGGACCCCGGGCTGTTCGTCCTCCGCGTGGCGATCAGCCTCGGCCTGTTGGTCCCCTTCGCCTACGCATTCTGGTGGTTCGGCGGATTTGGCGGCGCTGACGCCAAGGCGCTGATCGTCTTGGCGATCCTCTTTCCGACCTATCCGACCTACCTGTTCGACGGGTTCGTCCTGCCGGCACTCGAACCGACGCTGGGTGTGTTCTCGCTGACGATCCTCTCGAACGCCGTGCTCGTCGGCCTGGCGTACCCGCTCGCACTCGCCGGTCGGAACGCCCTGGGCGGCCACCTCGGCAAGGCGATGTTCATCGGGCGACCGATCTCGGCCGAGCGTGCGATCGAGGAGTACGGCCGACTCCTGGAGACACCCGCTGGCTTCACTCGCCGGGGGCTCGATCTCGATGCCCTACGGATGTACCTGCGCTGGCGTAGGTGTTCGCTCTCTGACCTCCGGGCCGACCCAGAAGCGTATCGCGATCCCGAGTCGCTCCCGGCCGATCCGAACCCGCCCGGTGATGGGTCGATTCCAGTCGGCGAGGACCGTGTGGCGCTCCCGGACGGCGGGGAGTTCGACGACCCCTGGGGAGCCCAGGCGTTTCTGGACGATATCGACAGCACGGCCTATGGGACGACGCCCGAGGGGCTTCGGGAAGGGCTGGATGTCCTCGCGTCGGCCGAAACCGTCTGGATCACACCGGGGATCCCGTTCCTCGTCCCGATGTTCGGTGGCCTGCTGGTCAGCCTGACGGCCGGGGACATCCTCGTCTGGTTGCTCTCGCTGGTCGGGCTGGGCGCGGTTTGA
- the hisI gene encoding phosphoribosyl-AMP cyclohydrolase: MTGAEVDLAFEEQTYLPAVAQDAETGDVLMLAYVTRDALERTRETGLAHYYSRSRDELWQKGESSGHIQHVEEIRVDCDGDALLYLIDQEGGACHTGYRSCFHRTIDGEVVGEQVFDPEAVYE; the protein is encoded by the coding sequence ATGACTGGCGCCGAGGTCGATCTCGCCTTCGAGGAGCAAACGTATCTCCCGGCAGTGGCCCAAGACGCCGAGACGGGCGACGTCCTCATGCTCGCGTACGTGACACGGGACGCTCTGGAGCGAACGCGCGAGACCGGGCTGGCACACTACTACTCGCGGAGTCGCGACGAACTCTGGCAGAAGGGGGAATCGAGCGGCCACATCCAGCACGTCGAGGAGATCCGTGTCGACTGTGACGGCGACGCCCTGCTGTATCTGATCGACCAGGAGGGTGGAGCCTGCCACACGGGGTATCGGTCCTGTTTCCACCGGACGATCGACGGCGAAGTCGTCGGCGAGCAAGTTTTCGACCCCGAAGCCGTCTACGAGTGA
- the pyrE gene encoding orotate phosphoribosyltransferase: MANQDLIDALRAADAVQYGEFELSHGGTSDYYVDKYVFETSPDCLGAIAEAFARRLDETTLAGVALGAVPLVAVTSVETESPYVIVRKQRKEYGTGNLIEGDLEAGEEVVVLEDIATTGQSAVEAVEALREAGAVVDRVLVVVDRQAGAAENLAKRDVELESLVTAEELLAERDDE, from the coding sequence ATGGCAAACCAGGACCTCATCGACGCGCTCAGGGCAGCAGACGCCGTACAGTACGGCGAGTTCGAACTCTCACACGGCGGCACCAGCGACTACTACGTCGATAAGTACGTCTTCGAGACCAGTCCCGACTGTCTGGGGGCGATCGCCGAGGCGTTCGCCCGGCGACTGGACGAGACGACACTCGCCGGGGTCGCCCTCGGTGCGGTCCCACTGGTCGCGGTCACGAGCGTCGAAACCGAAAGCCCGTACGTCATCGTGCGGAAACAGCGCAAGGAGTACGGAACGGGGAACTTGATCGAGGGCGACCTCGAAGCCGGTGAGGAAGTCGTCGTCCTCGAAGATATCGCCACCACCGGCCAGAGCGCTGTCGAGGCCGTCGAGGCACTGCGCGAGGCGGGGGCCGTCGTCGATCGCGTGCTGGTCGTCGTCGATCGCCAGGCGGGTGCTGCCGAGAACCTCGCCAAAAGAGACGTCGAACTTGAGTCACTGGTGACTGCCGAGGAGCTACTGGCCGAGCGAGACGACGAGTGA
- a CDS encoding phosphoribosyltransferase family protein, with the protein MRRDEKAALQLRAVSMLRELKATRTYDTLADETGLSAGDLNRYVNGHVLPGVERARRIVGEVGPDVLAGEIEARIDRDEDGYVDNTAVVFDQTLLDLVAGVAVESEGLTAPDAVLTAATDGITFASAMARQFDVPAVYAKKSRETAVPEFVEARQRVTPGIEITYSLPADALDRGDEVIVVDDFVRSGNTQQLLLELTEKAGVTVTAVITLIAVGDDGIESVRNRADAPVVAFTSLAE; encoded by the coding sequence ATGAGACGAGACGAGAAGGCAGCCCTCCAGTTGCGGGCCGTCTCCATGCTCCGAGAGCTGAAAGCGACCCGTACGTACGACACCCTCGCCGACGAGACAGGTCTGTCGGCGGGCGATCTCAACCGTTACGTCAACGGCCACGTCCTCCCAGGCGTCGAACGCGCCCGGCGAATCGTCGGGGAGGTTGGCCCGGACGTCCTCGCCGGTGAGATCGAAGCGCGGATCGACCGAGACGAGGACGGCTACGTCGACAACACCGCGGTTGTCTTCGATCAGACACTACTGGACCTGGTGGCCGGCGTCGCCGTCGAGTCCGAGGGTCTCACCGCGCCCGATGCCGTCCTGACTGCAGCCACCGACGGGATCACGTTTGCCAGCGCAATGGCGAGACAGTTCGACGTGCCCGCCGTCTACGCAAAGAAGTCCCGCGAGACTGCCGTCCCCGAATTCGTCGAGGCCCGCCAGCGGGTCACACCGGGCATCGAGATCACCTACTCGCTGCCCGCCGATGCGCTCGATCGCGGTGACGAAGTGATCGTCGTCGACGACTTCGTTCGCTCGGGCAACACCCAACAGCTGTTGCTGGAACTCACCGAAAAGGCCGGTGTCACCGTCACAGCCGTGATCACGCTCATCGCCGTCGGTGACGACGGGATCGAATCGGTACGAAACCGGGCCGATGCCCCCGTCGTCGCGTTCACGTCACTCGCCGAGTGA
- a CDS encoding NCS2 family permease has product MALTDTIAEYFEFDAHDTDFSTEALAGATTFLAMAYIVVVNPTIIGPAIMTDPPAGWGQEQVLQALSVVTILASVVATAVMALYAKRPFGLAPGMGLNAFFAFTVVLGLGVPWQVALAAVFVEGVVFIALTAIGARKYVIKLFPEPVKRAVGAGIGVFLLFLGLQEMGVVVADQATVATLGNFIEDPVAVLAVAGLALTLFLYARGTNGSIIIGIASTAVFGWLLTLLASGGEDTFAPPGYTELQSQGAVDYLLDTQYNFLPLVEGFIDGLGQIAEDPAIFVLVVFTFFVVDFFDTAGTLIGVSGIAGFLDEDGNLPEMDKPLMADAIGTTVGSMMGTSTVTTYIESSTGIEEGGRTGFTALVVGILFLVSLLVVPLISLIPQYATYIALVVVGIIMLQGVADIDWNDPAWAISSGLTITVMPLTTSIANGLAAGISSYPLIKTATGEREDVKLGQWVLALVLIVYYVFFFLIDGEFVAF; this is encoded by the coding sequence ATGGCGCTAACCGACACGATCGCAGAGTACTTCGAGTTCGACGCCCACGACACGGATTTCAGTACCGAGGCCCTCGCCGGAGCGACGACGTTCCTGGCGATGGCCTACATCGTCGTGGTCAATCCGACGATCATCGGGCCGGCAATCATGACCGATCCGCCGGCGGGCTGGGGCCAAGAGCAGGTCCTGCAGGCACTGTCAGTCGTGACGATCCTCGCATCGGTCGTCGCGACCGCCGTCATGGCGCTGTATGCAAAGCGGCCGTTCGGGCTGGCACCGGGGATGGGACTCAACGCCTTTTTCGCGTTCACTGTCGTGCTCGGATTGGGCGTCCCCTGGCAGGTCGCGCTGGCTGCGGTCTTCGTCGAGGGGGTCGTCTTCATCGCGCTCACTGCTATCGGGGCACGCAAGTACGTAATCAAACTCTTCCCCGAGCCGGTCAAACGCGCAGTCGGAGCCGGGATCGGTGTCTTCCTGCTATTTCTGGGCCTTCAGGAGATGGGCGTCGTCGTGGCCGACCAGGCAACCGTCGCGACGCTCGGGAACTTCATTGAGGACCCAGTAGCCGTCCTTGCGGTGGCTGGGCTTGCACTGACGCTGTTCCTGTACGCCCGCGGGACGAACGGCTCGATCATCATCGGCATCGCGTCGACAGCCGTCTTCGGCTGGCTGCTGACACTGTTGGCGTCGGGCGGAGAGGATACGTTCGCGCCACCGGGCTACACCGAGTTGCAGAGTCAGGGGGCGGTCGACTATCTACTGGACACCCAGTACAATTTCCTCCCGCTAGTCGAGGGGTTCATCGATGGGCTGGGACAGATTGCTGAGGATCCCGCCATCTTCGTACTCGTCGTGTTCACGTTCTTCGTCGTCGACTTCTTCGACACCGCCGGCACACTGATCGGCGTCTCCGGCATCGCCGGATTCCTCGATGAAGACGGCAATCTGCCCGAGATGGACAAGCCACTCATGGCCGACGCAATTGGCACGACAGTGGGCTCGATGATGGGAACGTCGACAGTGACGACCTACATCGAATCCTCGACGGGAATCGAAGAGGGGGGCCGCACCGGGTTCACCGCGCTCGTCGTCGGTATCCTGTTCCTTGTCTCGCTTTTGGTCGTCCCACTGATCTCGCTCATCCCACAATACGCGACGTACATCGCACTCGTCGTCGTCGGGATCATTATGCTCCAGGGCGTGGCTGACATCGACTGGAACGACCCCGCCTGGGCAATTTCGAGTGGCCTCACGATCACCGTGATGCCGTTGACCACCTCGATCGCCAACGGGCTCGCAGCCGGGATCAGCAGCTACCCGCTGATCAAGACCGCGACCGGTGAACGCGAAGACGTCAAGCTGGGCCAGTGGGTTCTCGCGCTCGTGTTGATCGTCTACTACGTGTTCTTCTTCCTGATCGACGGGGAGTTCGTGGCGTTCTGA
- a CDS encoding glutathione S-transferase N-terminal domain-containing protein: protein MADLELYELQGCPYCAKVTKKLDELGLEYESHKVPSSKSAREEVKAVSGQTGVPVLVDNDNGIEGMPESDDIVEYLEETYGSGA from the coding sequence ATGGCAGACCTCGAACTGTACGAACTGCAGGGCTGTCCGTACTGTGCGAAAGTCACGAAGAAACTCGACGAGCTCGGACTGGAGTACGAGTCACACAAGGTCCCATCCAGCAAGAGCGCCCGCGAGGAAGTAAAGGCAGTCAGCGGCCAGACAGGAGTCCCCGTTTTGGTCGACAACGACAACGGCATCGAAGGGATGCCCGAGAGCGACGATATCGTCGAGTATCTCGAAGAGACCTACGGCAGCGGCGCGTAA
- a CDS encoding multidrug efflux SMR transporter: MRPFFALAVAIASEILGTTALKLSDGFTNPLPVVAVVAGYSASFYFLSIALEALPIGQVYAIWAAVGIVGTATVGVAYFGESLDATAVAGLALVVAGVALLTRSDAYAAAH, from the coding sequence ATGCGACCGTTCTTTGCCCTCGCCGTCGCGATCGCCTCGGAAATACTGGGTACGACCGCGCTGAAACTCTCTGACGGCTTCACGAATCCACTCCCGGTCGTCGCAGTCGTCGCTGGGTACAGCGCCTCGTTTTATTTCCTCTCGATAGCGCTGGAAGCGCTCCCGATCGGCCAAGTCTACGCGATCTGGGCGGCCGTCGGTATCGTCGGGACCGCGACGGTCGGCGTTGCCTACTTCGGGGAATCCCTCGATGCGACCGCCGTTGCCGGGCTGGCACTGGTCGTCGCCGGAGTCGCGCTGCTGACGCGTTCCGATGCGTACGCGGCCGCCCACTGA
- a CDS encoding UDP-N-acetyl glucosamine 2-epimerase: protein MTTELTVYDDRLARQMDSGEFVLAVVTATKPDFYKQAPVVTAAREHGMPCFVLHTGQHYDDVLGHGLAEYGIEDRVAVDLGIRGSLSEKTAQVHRRIDALTDRLAEQWPETTVLPIVHGDTHAAGIVPQAWLFATNQAVAHNEAGLRGMSPDYDDYDDIAAFIERQWNGEWSINRAEPFPEQYDTFVGSAGSIYQFAPVELNREHLENEGYPAEVDGQERIPVVGNSVVDAIEMKADADLEESIFDIYPVLEERDDWLRVDIHRRANLLPDRFEAIVEGVIGLVEAGYNVNFAELHATEQALKEYGYREKLLELDENRENFLFTGLWKKHAHVYEFLTSGQCFAEFTDSGSMQEELNYIDEAACLTARFNTDRPETVFDAQTNLLVPPIDGEYVTDMIEYVAETDAVREEIATGPNLYGGDVGETIVDYLEDKRDTAPFDWAHERVGFSTSDQDFEYL, encoded by the coding sequence ATGACAACGGAGCTGACGGTCTACGACGACCGTCTCGCCCGCCAGATGGACAGCGGCGAGTTCGTCCTCGCCGTCGTGACAGCTACCAAACCTGATTTCTACAAACAGGCCCCTGTCGTCACGGCCGCCCGCGAACACGGGATGCCCTGTTTTGTCCTCCACACCGGCCAGCACTACGACGATGTGCTTGGCCACGGTCTCGCCGAGTACGGCATCGAGGACCGCGTTGCCGTCGATCTGGGCATCCGTGGGAGTCTCTCGGAGAAGACTGCCCAGGTCCATCGCCGCATCGACGCTCTCACCGACCGGCTGGCCGAGCAATGGCCCGAGACGACGGTCTTACCGATCGTCCACGGCGACACCCACGCTGCCGGCATCGTCCCTCAGGCGTGGCTCTTTGCCACCAATCAGGCCGTCGCCCACAACGAGGCTGGCCTCCGCGGGATGTCTCCCGACTACGACGATTACGACGATATCGCCGCATTCATCGAACGCCAGTGGAACGGCGAGTGGTCGATCAACCGTGCCGAACCGTTCCCCGAACAGTACGACACCTTCGTCGGCTCGGCTGGGTCGATCTATCAGTTCGCCCCTGTCGAACTCAACCGCGAACACCTCGAAAACGAAGGGTATCCGGCTGAAGTCGACGGCCAAGAGCGGATCCCGGTCGTCGGCAACAGCGTCGTCGACGCCATCGAGATGAAAGCCGATGCCGACCTCGAAGAGAGTATCTTCGACATCTACCCCGTTCTGGAGGAACGTGACGACTGGCTCCGTGTGGACATCCACCGCCGGGCGAACCTCTTGCCCGATCGCTTCGAGGCGATCGTCGAGGGCGTCATCGGCCTGGTCGAGGCTGGCTACAACGTCAACTTCGCCGAACTGCACGCGACCGAACAGGCCCTCAAAGAGTACGGCTACCGCGAGAAACTGCTCGAACTCGACGAGAATCGGGAGAACTTCCTCTTTACCGGGCTCTGGAAGAAACACGCTCACGTCTATGAGTTTCTCACCTCCGGGCAGTGTTTCGCGGAGTTCACCGACTCAGGAAGCATGCAGGAGGAACTCAACTACATCGACGAGGCGGCCTGTCTGACGGCGCGGTTCAACACCGACCGACCCGAGACGGTCTTCGACGCCCAAACGAACCTGCTGGTCCCACCGATCGACGGCGAGTACGTCACGGACATGATCGAGTACGTCGCCGAGACTGACGCCGTCCGCGAGGAGATCGCGACCGGGCCGAACCTCTACGGTGGTGACGTCGGCGAGACGATCGTCGACTATCTCGAAGACAAACGGGACACAGCCCCCTTCGACTGGGCGCACGAACGCGTCGGCTTTTCGACGAGCGACCAGGACTTCGAGTACCTCTGA